Proteins encoded within one genomic window of Macrotis lagotis isolate mMagLag1 chromosome 3, bilby.v1.9.chrom.fasta, whole genome shotgun sequence:
- the LOC141516141 gene encoding large ribosomal subunit protein eL39-like — MSSHKTFRIKRFLAKKQKQHRPVPQWIWMKTGNKIRYNSKRRHWRRTKLGL; from the coding sequence ATGTCCTCTCATAAAACATTCAGAATCAAGAGGTTCCtggccaagaaacagaagcagcaTCGTCCTGTTCCCCAGTGGATTTGGATGAAAACTGGCAATAAGATCAGGTACAACTCAAAGAGGAGACACTGGAGAAGGACCAAGCTCGGGTTATAA